A genomic segment from Klebsiella africana encodes:
- a CDS encoding 3-hydroxyacyl-CoA dehydrogenase family protein has translation MNNPVTRITILGGGLMGSGIAQIFAARGVDVTIYDIDAGAWTAPDIIRSNLQRMQADEATIDDVVRRVVFCDRLAESVKGAQIVFECVPEKLDLKQRLFHELDALCPPETILASNTSVISISEIARDVTHKQRVLGTHFWNPAFLIPLVEVIRTPWTNDGLFERTFDILAWAGKRPVRVNKDVPGFLVNRLQHALWREAIYLVEQGIADARTVDEGIRYGFGIRLPALGPLENADMVGTDLTLAIHEYIFPHLNNATTPSPLLRQLVSEGKLGFKSGGGFQTWNETSINESRERLLNYLQRVTQQPEE, from the coding sequence ATGAACAATCCGGTCACACGTATCACGATCCTCGGCGGCGGCCTGATGGGCAGCGGTATCGCGCAGATCTTCGCCGCCCGCGGAGTGGACGTCACGATTTATGATATCGATGCTGGCGCCTGGACCGCACCTGACATCATCCGCAGCAATCTGCAACGTATGCAGGCGGACGAGGCCACCATCGATGACGTTGTACGCCGCGTCGTTTTTTGCGACCGGCTGGCGGAGAGCGTGAAGGGGGCGCAAATCGTCTTCGAATGCGTACCTGAAAAGCTGGACCTCAAGCAGCGGCTGTTTCACGAACTGGACGCGCTTTGTCCACCAGAAACCATTCTCGCCTCCAATACGTCGGTCATCAGCATCAGCGAGATCGCCCGCGACGTGACCCACAAACAGCGCGTACTGGGCACCCATTTCTGGAATCCGGCCTTCCTGATCCCGCTGGTGGAGGTCATTCGCACGCCCTGGACCAACGATGGGCTATTCGAACGCACATTCGACATCCTCGCCTGGGCAGGAAAACGCCCGGTGCGGGTCAATAAAGATGTGCCGGGGTTCCTTGTAAACCGGCTACAGCACGCCCTGTGGCGCGAAGCGATTTATCTTGTGGAGCAGGGCATCGCCGACGCGCGCACCGTGGACGAAGGCATCCGCTATGGTTTTGGTATCCGACTGCCGGCCCTCGGCCCGCTGGAAAACGCCGATATGGTGGGGACGGACCTGACCCTGGCGATTCATGAATATATTTTCCCGCATCTGAATAACGCGACAACGCCCTCACCGCTGCTGCGCCAGCTGGTGAGCGAAGGCAAGCTGGGCTTCAAATCCGGTGGCGGATTTCAGACCTGGAACGAGACATCAATTAACGAAAGCCGTGAGCGCCTGCTGAACTATCTGCAGCGTGTCACTCAGCAACCTGAGGAGTAA
- a CDS encoding cyclase family protein, whose amino-acid sequence MGKKVFVDLTHPFSADTPRWPYFDKPLIDSAHTMAKGGVLTQRISCTMHTGTHCDAPRHVMEIEFDGKRARYTHEMPVDAYTGEAVCLEINVGRWELIQPHHLEDACRRANIKPEELAGMVVCLNTGMHRKFDDSKEYYHYSCGTGVEAGKWFVKNKVKCVAMDMQALDHPLHTAMGNNGATRMNLLGASGRPLTEEYIEQFGEDAYAEFDKELYIKLHGQAAYDEKFGDLEAIGCWGTWEPCHKQMLGHGIVGVENLGGNLDKVSGKRFRFFCFPLRWYLGDGSMVRCVAEIDEDDMNNVPERTYSYGGCI is encoded by the coding sequence ATGGGTAAGAAAGTTTTTGTCGATTTAACGCATCCCTTTAGCGCCGACACGCCGCGCTGGCCCTATTTCGATAAGCCGCTGATCGACAGTGCGCATACCATGGCAAAAGGCGGCGTGTTAACCCAGCGTATTTCCTGCACCATGCACACCGGCACCCACTGCGATGCCCCGCGTCATGTGATGGAAATAGAATTCGACGGTAAAAGAGCGCGCTATACGCATGAAATGCCGGTCGATGCTTATACTGGTGAGGCGGTATGCCTGGAAATTAATGTCGGGCGCTGGGAATTAATTCAGCCACATCATCTGGAAGATGCCTGCCGCCGTGCAAATATCAAACCGGAGGAGTTAGCCGGAATGGTGGTATGCCTGAATACCGGCATGCATCGTAAATTTGATGACTCAAAAGAGTATTATCACTACTCCTGCGGTACGGGCGTGGAAGCCGGGAAATGGTTTGTTAAAAATAAAGTCAAATGCGTCGCCATGGATATGCAGGCATTAGACCATCCGCTACATACGGCGATGGGGAATAATGGTGCCACGCGTATGAATTTACTCGGTGCATCCGGACGCCCGCTCACCGAAGAATATATTGAACAGTTTGGTGAAGACGCCTATGCCGAGTTTGATAAAGAGCTGTATATCAAACTTCACGGCCAGGCCGCCTATGATGAAAAGTTCGGCGATCTGGAGGCTATTGGCTGCTGGGGGACCTGGGAACCCTGCCATAAGCAGATGCTCGGCCACGGGATTGTCGGCGTTGAAAACCTCGGCGGTAATCTGGATAAAGTTTCCGGCAAGCGCTTTCGTTTCTTCTGTTTCCCACTGCGCTGGTATTTAGGCGATGGCTCAATGGTGCGCTGCGTGGCGGAAATTGATGAAGATGATATGAATAATGTTCCGGAAAGAACTTATAGCTATGGAGGCTGCATTTAA
- a CDS encoding acetyl-CoA C-acetyltransferase: MSTKDVVIVSAARTPIGCFGGALKDLSAIQLGEYATSAAIARAAIKPDDVDEVIMGNVLGAGLGQNVARQVAIAAGIPVEKSAFNVSKVCGSGLKATILGAQAIALGDAEIVVAGGTESMSNAMYLSAAARWGQRMGDSALIDSLISDGLTDAFSGEHMGITAENLAQKYQLTREALDAYAAESQQRTEWAQKNGRFDNEIVPIKIVTRKEERYIKVDEFPRHGTTRETLARLRPAFRPDGVVTAGNASGINDGAAALVLMSREKAAALQLQPLATIRAWGSGGVDPNIMGYGPVPATRRALSRAGLQVEDLDVIEANEAFASQCLSVMKGLGLDPQKTNVNGGAIALGHPIGASGARILVSLVHEMHRRHARYGLATLCIGGGMGLAMVVEKE; encoded by the coding sequence ATGAGTACAAAAGATGTTGTCATTGTCAGCGCCGCCCGTACGCCCATCGGCTGCTTTGGCGGCGCGCTCAAGGATCTCTCGGCTATCCAACTGGGTGAATATGCAACTAGCGCCGCTATCGCCCGCGCCGCTATCAAACCGGACGATGTTGACGAAGTGATCATGGGCAACGTGCTGGGGGCCGGGCTGGGTCAGAACGTCGCCCGTCAGGTCGCTATCGCCGCCGGGATCCCGGTCGAGAAAAGCGCCTTTAACGTCAGCAAAGTATGCGGTTCCGGGCTCAAGGCGACCATTCTTGGCGCCCAGGCCATCGCGCTGGGCGATGCGGAAATCGTGGTGGCTGGCGGCACGGAAAGCATGAGCAACGCCATGTACTTATCCGCCGCGGCCCGCTGGGGACAGCGCATGGGCGACAGCGCGCTGATTGACAGCCTGATTAGCGACGGTCTGACCGATGCCTTTTCCGGCGAGCATATGGGGATCACCGCTGAAAACCTGGCACAAAAATACCAGCTCACACGGGAAGCGCTGGACGCCTATGCGGCGGAAAGCCAGCAACGCACTGAATGGGCACAGAAAAACGGTCGTTTCGACAATGAAATTGTGCCGATAAAAATCGTCACGCGTAAAGAAGAGCGTTACATCAAGGTCGATGAATTCCCCCGCCACGGCACCACGCGTGAAACCCTCGCCAGGCTACGCCCGGCGTTCCGGCCTGACGGTGTGGTCACGGCAGGGAACGCTTCTGGCATTAACGACGGCGCTGCCGCGCTGGTGCTGATGAGCCGCGAAAAAGCCGCCGCCCTCCAGCTTCAGCCGCTGGCAACGATCCGCGCCTGGGGCAGCGGCGGCGTCGATCCCAACATTATGGGTTACGGGCCGGTACCCGCAACGCGCAGGGCCTTATCCCGCGCGGGCTTACAGGTGGAAGACCTCGACGTCATCGAGGCCAACGAAGCCTTTGCCTCCCAGTGCCTGAGCGTCATGAAAGGGTTGGGGCTGGATCCGCAGAAAACCAACGTCAACGGCGGCGCAATTGCTCTCGGTCACCCGATCGGCGCGTCCGGCGCACGCATTCTGGTCTCGCTGGTTCATGAAATGCATCGCCGCCACGCTCGTTACGGCCTCGCGACGCTGTGCATCGGCGGTGGGATGGGATTGGCCATGGTGGTCGAAAAAGAATAA
- a CDS encoding BKACE family enzyme, with protein MSAQNHVILTVACTGAWPQKSDTPYIPLTPQEQADEIVRCCEAGASIAHIHVRDEESQASMDFEQFAETVRLVRARCDIVINLTTSGGLGLSDEIRMKPFQLLRPEMASFDAGTMNWAHTTIFENSPRFLEKLAVSMNECQVKPEFEIFDAGMIYNVLYYMKKGLIVGNPHFQFVLGAPGGMTAEVRNLMFLLDTCKQHLGDNFTWSALGIGRGHLPIVLAALALGGNVRVGMEDNILYRKGELAQSNTWFVERVKRLAAEVDKSIATPDETRAILGLIRQQPVRA; from the coding sequence ATGTCAGCACAAAACCACGTTATTCTCACCGTCGCCTGCACCGGGGCCTGGCCGCAGAAGAGCGACACCCCCTATATTCCGCTTACTCCGCAGGAGCAGGCCGACGAAATCGTCCGCTGCTGCGAGGCCGGCGCCTCCATTGCCCACATTCACGTGCGTGATGAGGAGAGTCAGGCGTCGATGGATTTTGAACAATTCGCCGAGACCGTGCGCCTGGTGCGGGCGCGCTGCGATATTGTCATTAATCTGACGACCTCCGGCGGACTTGGCCTGAGCGACGAAATTCGCATGAAACCATTCCAGTTATTGCGACCCGAAATGGCCTCTTTCGATGCCGGAACTATGAACTGGGCCCACACAACAATCTTCGAAAATAGCCCGCGCTTTCTGGAGAAACTCGCCGTCAGCATGAACGAGTGCCAGGTGAAGCCGGAGTTTGAAATCTTCGATGCCGGGATGATTTACAACGTCCTGTACTACATGAAGAAAGGACTGATCGTGGGAAATCCACACTTTCAGTTTGTCCTCGGTGCGCCGGGCGGAATGACGGCGGAGGTGCGTAACCTGATGTTCTTGCTCGATACCTGTAAACAGCATCTGGGAGATAATTTCACCTGGTCGGCGTTGGGCATTGGTCGCGGTCACCTGCCGATTGTCCTCGCCGCGCTGGCGCTGGGGGGCAACGTTCGGGTTGGCATGGAAGACAACATTCTCTATCGCAAAGGTGAACTGGCGCAATCCAATACCTGGTTCGTTGAGCGCGTTAAGCGGCTGGCTGCAGAGGTGGATAAAAGCATCGCTACCCCTGATGAAACTCGCGCCATCCTTGGTCTGATACGCCAGCAGCCGGTTCGCGCCTGA
- the pntA gene encoding Re/Si-specific NAD(P)(+) transhydrogenase subunit alpha, with product MNISIPRESLAGETRVAATPATVEQMLKLGFTISVARGAGAAANITDDAWQTAGATLCSQDEVWQSDIILKVNAPLADEIPLLRPGCTLISFIWPAQNAELMAELAARGVTVLAMDAVPRISRAQSLDALSSMANIAGYRAVVEAAHQFGRFFTGQITAAGKVPPAKVLVIGAGVAGLAAIGAASSLGAIVRAFDTRPEVKEQIQSMGAEFLELNFAEQSGSGDGYARQMSAEFIEAEMALFAAQAREVDIIITTALIPGKPAPRLITRDMVACMKPGSVIVDLAAQTGGNCELTAPGTCIISDNGVKIIGYTDLPGRLAAQASQLYGTNLVNLLKLLCKEKDGNIVIDFDDVVIRGVTVVREGDITWPAPPIQVSAQPQQPKPVPTGTVKSAPASPWRPYLFLALLIALFGWLAHYAPADFLAHFTVFSLSCVVGYYVVWNVNHALHTPLMSVTNAVSGIIIVGAVLQIGLGGWISVLAFIAVFIASINIFGGFYVTRRMLKMFRRN from the coding sequence ATGAACATTTCTATTCCCCGGGAATCGCTGGCGGGTGAGACGCGGGTCGCCGCCACGCCCGCGACCGTTGAACAGATGCTGAAGCTGGGCTTTACGATCTCCGTCGCCCGCGGTGCGGGCGCAGCGGCCAATATTACTGATGACGCATGGCAGACCGCAGGTGCAACGCTGTGTTCGCAGGATGAGGTCTGGCAGAGCGATATTATCCTGAAAGTTAATGCGCCTCTTGCGGATGAAATCCCGCTTTTGCGCCCAGGCTGCACATTAATCAGTTTCATCTGGCCGGCACAGAACGCCGAGCTAATGGCGGAACTCGCCGCCCGCGGCGTGACGGTGTTGGCAATGGATGCCGTACCGCGCATTTCTCGCGCCCAGTCGCTGGACGCCTTAAGCTCAATGGCTAATATTGCCGGGTACAGGGCAGTGGTGGAAGCTGCCCACCAGTTTGGCCGTTTCTTTACCGGGCAGATCACCGCCGCCGGTAAAGTTCCACCGGCGAAAGTGCTGGTGATTGGCGCAGGTGTTGCCGGGCTGGCGGCAATTGGCGCCGCCAGCAGCCTCGGCGCCATTGTGCGCGCCTTCGACACCCGCCCGGAAGTCAAAGAACAGATCCAAAGCATGGGCGCGGAGTTTCTGGAACTTAATTTTGCAGAACAGAGCGGCAGCGGAGATGGTTATGCCCGTCAGATGTCTGCTGAGTTTATTGAGGCGGAAATGGCCCTGTTCGCCGCTCAGGCCAGAGAGGTCGATATTATTATCACAACCGCGCTCATTCCCGGGAAGCCTGCGCCGCGGCTTATTACCCGCGACATGGTCGCCTGCATGAAACCCGGCAGCGTTATCGTCGACCTGGCCGCCCAGACCGGCGGCAACTGCGAACTGACGGCGCCGGGCACATGCATCATCAGCGATAATGGCGTCAAAATCATTGGCTATACCGACCTGCCTGGCCGGCTGGCGGCCCAGGCATCCCAGCTTTACGGCACCAATCTGGTCAATCTGCTGAAGCTTTTGTGTAAAGAAAAAGACGGTAATATCGTCATCGATTTTGATGATGTCGTTATCCGCGGCGTTACCGTGGTGCGCGAGGGGGATATCACCTGGCCCGCGCCGCCAATTCAGGTTTCGGCTCAGCCGCAGCAGCCAAAGCCTGTACCAACCGGGACGGTAAAAAGCGCACCCGCTTCACCATGGCGTCCATACCTCTTTCTGGCGCTGCTGATTGCACTATTTGGCTGGCTTGCGCATTACGCACCGGCGGACTTTCTTGCCCATTTTACCGTCTTTTCCCTCTCGTGCGTTGTGGGCTATTACGTGGTGTGGAACGTCAATCATGCTCTGCATACGCCGTTGATGTCGGTCACCAATGCGGTATCGGGGATCATTATCGTCGGCGCAGTCCTGCAAATCGGCCTTGGGGGGTGGATCTCCGTACTGGCTTTTATCGCCGTTTTTATCGCCAGCATTAATATCTTCGGCGGTTTTTACGTCACCCGTCGCATGCTGAAAATGTTCCGCAGAAACTAA